One genomic window of Biomphalaria glabrata chromosome 9, xgBioGlab47.1, whole genome shotgun sequence includes the following:
- the LOC106076005 gene encoding uncharacterized protein LOC106076005 isoform X4 — translation MSAPGEEVLTPSGPMFQRINQNDAWVYSAFFDTYKDKNLIRVFGMQPHALQNSVFCHLGFKHENYTMEGKRTLLLDTHGYRLRVVSYECELADDRRPDYVSITWNTSDSPTNSLGVLYPSSLKRNFTVCYAILYNFTNYKQIIQSVEFDRILGAEHFFVYNMSISNTTDALLRHYQRRGLLTVMQWPLPISEIHYQGQVLAINDCVYRNKGVSKYVAIHDTDEIIIPNNHDNWGDLIDQVNKDYDQQKQSPQSHEKLGTYIVESTFFQDRPNASVWSAIKQNYSISDQVERLFENYSLTVFTDLVRLQNAFVGGRQKSIVRPEMVLFPDVHTTITHRPSATDVTVRQSLALVHHQRKYSSSSPTDIVETTSLRFKDKMLPLVNETYSMFFT, via the exons ATGTCAGCCCCAGGCGAGGAGGTGCTGACTCCATCTGGGCCAATGTTTCAACGCATCAACCAGAACGACGCCTGGGTTTACTCCGCCTTCTTTGACACATACAAAGACAAGAATCTGATCCGTGTTTTTGGAATGCAACCTCACGCGTTACAGAATTCAGTCTTTTGTCATCTGGGTTTTAAGCACGAGAATTACACGATGGAAGGGAAGAGGACGCTGTTACTAGATACTCATGGCTACAG ACTCCGGGTTGTGAGCTATGAATGTGAGTTGGCAGACGACAGGCGTCCAGATTATGTCTCTATAACTTGGAATACAAGTGATTCACCCACCAATAGCCTAGGAGTTCTATATCCATCGTCACTAAAGAGAAATTTCACAGTCTGTTATGCTATTTTGTACAACTTTACTAATTACAAACAAATTATACAGAGTGTCGAGTTTGATCGAATACTTGGAGCTGAGCACTTCTTTGTATACAACATGAGCATTTCAAATACCACAGACGCTCTGTTGAGACATTATCAGAGACGAGGCTTGCTGACAGTCATGCAATGGCCGCTTCCCATCTCAGAAATACACTATCAAGGTCAGGTATTAGCTATCAACGACTGCGTCTATCGTAATAAGGGTGTCTCTAAATACGTAGCTATCCATGATACGGATGAGATTATCATCCCAAACAATCATGACAACTGGGGAGATCTGATAGATCAGGTCAACAAAGATTACGACCAGCAGAAACAAAGCCCACAGAGTCACGAGAAGCTAGGGACTTATATAGTGGAGAGCACGTTCTTCCAGGATAGACCGAACGCCTCGGTCTGGTCAGCAATCAAACAAAACTATTCGATCTCTGACCAAGTGGAGCGGTTGTTTGAGAACTATTCACTCACAGTGTTTACAGATCTTGTACGTTTACAAAATGCATTTGTAGGTGGTAGACAGAAATCAATAGTCAGACCCGAGATGGTCTTGTTTCCTGATGTCCATACCACCATCACACATCGACCATCGGCCACTGATGTTACGGTGCGTCAAAGTTTGGCTTTAGTCCACCACCAAAGGAAGTATTCGTCGTCATCGCCCACCGATATAGTAGAAACGACATCCTTAAGATTTAAAGACAAAATGTTACCACTAGTTAATGAAACATATTCCATGTTTTTCACGTGA
- the LOC106076005 gene encoding uncharacterized protein LOC106076005 isoform X1, which produces MQIWTCASLARSSYRMATQYRYHVLVMLLLGCTVLVHYSYDVRYLLSLRLEKEYEGGIQNDTLRTSQLTLAPNTTSPLMSAPGEEVLTPSGPMFQRINQNDAWVYSAFFDTYKDKNLIRVFGMQPHALQNSVFCHLGFKHENYTMEGKRTLLLDTHGYRLRVVSYECELADDRRPDYVSITWNTSDSPTNSLGVLYPSSLKRNFTVCYAILYNFTNYKQIIQSVEFDRILGAEHFFVYNMSISNTTDALLRHYQRRGLLTVMQWPLPISEIHYQGQVLAINDCVYRNKGVSKYVAIHDTDEIIIPNNHDNWGDLIDQVNKDYDQQKQSPQSHEKLGTYIVESTFFQDRPNASVWSAIKQNYSISDQVERLFENYSLTVFTDLVRLQNAFVGGRQKSIVRPEMVLFPDVHTTITHRPSATDVTVRQSLALVHHQRKYSSSSPTDIVETTSLRFKDKMLPLVNETYSMFFT; this is translated from the exons ATGCAAATCTGGACATGTGCTTCACTGGCTCGAAGTTCATACCGAATGGCCACACAA taTAGGTACCATGTGTTAGTAATGCTGTTATTAGGCTGTACAGTGCTGGTACATTACAGCTATGACGTGAGGTACTTACTATCACTGCGCCTAGAGAAGGAATATGAAGGAGGTATACAGAATGATACTCTCAGAACTAGTCAGCTTACCTTAGCTCCAAACACAACCAG TCCCCTAATGTCAGCCCCAGGCGAGGAGGTGCTGACTCCATCTGGGCCAATGTTTCAACGCATCAACCAGAACGACGCCTGGGTTTACTCCGCCTTCTTTGACACATACAAAGACAAGAATCTGATCCGTGTTTTTGGAATGCAACCTCACGCGTTACAGAATTCAGTCTTTTGTCATCTGGGTTTTAAGCACGAGAATTACACGATGGAAGGGAAGAGGACGCTGTTACTAGATACTCATGGCTACAG ACTCCGGGTTGTGAGCTATGAATGTGAGTTGGCAGACGACAGGCGTCCAGATTATGTCTCTATAACTTGGAATACAAGTGATTCACCCACCAATAGCCTAGGAGTTCTATATCCATCGTCACTAAAGAGAAATTTCACAGTCTGTTATGCTATTTTGTACAACTTTACTAATTACAAACAAATTATACAGAGTGTCGAGTTTGATCGAATACTTGGAGCTGAGCACTTCTTTGTATACAACATGAGCATTTCAAATACCACAGACGCTCTGTTGAGACATTATCAGAGACGAGGCTTGCTGACAGTCATGCAATGGCCGCTTCCCATCTCAGAAATACACTATCAAGGTCAGGTATTAGCTATCAACGACTGCGTCTATCGTAATAAGGGTGTCTCTAAATACGTAGCTATCCATGATACGGATGAGATTATCATCCCAAACAATCATGACAACTGGGGAGATCTGATAGATCAGGTCAACAAAGATTACGACCAGCAGAAACAAAGCCCACAGAGTCACGAGAAGCTAGGGACTTATATAGTGGAGAGCACGTTCTTCCAGGATAGACCGAACGCCTCGGTCTGGTCAGCAATCAAACAAAACTATTCGATCTCTGACCAAGTGGAGCGGTTGTTTGAGAACTATTCACTCACAGTGTTTACAGATCTTGTACGTTTACAAAATGCATTTGTAGGTGGTAGACAGAAATCAATAGTCAGACCCGAGATGGTCTTGTTTCCTGATGTCCATACCACCATCACACATCGACCATCGGCCACTGATGTTACGGTGCGTCAAAGTTTGGCTTTAGTCCACCACCAAAGGAAGTATTCGTCGTCATCGCCCACCGATATAGTAGAAACGACATCCTTAAGATTTAAAGACAAAATGTTACCACTAGTTAATGAAACATATTCCATGTTTTTCACGTGA
- the LOC106076005 gene encoding uncharacterized protein LOC106076005 isoform X3, which yields MLLLGCTVLVHYSYDVRYLLSLRLEKEYEGGIQNDTLRTSQLTLAPNTTSPLMSAPGEEVLTPSGPMFQRINQNDAWVYSAFFDTYKDKNLIRVFGMQPHALQNSVFCHLGFKHENYTMEGKRTLLLDTHGYRLRVVSYECELADDRRPDYVSITWNTSDSPTNSLGVLYPSSLKRNFTVCYAILYNFTNYKQIIQSVEFDRILGAEHFFVYNMSISNTTDALLRHYQRRGLLTVMQWPLPISEIHYQGQVLAINDCVYRNKGVSKYVAIHDTDEIIIPNNHDNWGDLIDQVNKDYDQQKQSPQSHEKLGTYIVESTFFQDRPNASVWSAIKQNYSISDQVERLFENYSLTVFTDLVRLQNAFVGGRQKSIVRPEMVLFPDVHTTITHRPSATDVTVRQSLALVHHQRKYSSSSPTDIVETTSLRFKDKMLPLVNETYSMFFT from the exons ATGCTGTTATTAGGCTGTACAGTGCTGGTACATTACAGCTATGACGTGAGGTACTTACTATCACTGCGCCTAGAGAAGGAATATGAAGGAGGTATACAGAATGATACTCTCAGAACTAGTCAGCTTACCTTAGCTCCAAACACAACCAG TCCCCTAATGTCAGCCCCAGGCGAGGAGGTGCTGACTCCATCTGGGCCAATGTTTCAACGCATCAACCAGAACGACGCCTGGGTTTACTCCGCCTTCTTTGACACATACAAAGACAAGAATCTGATCCGTGTTTTTGGAATGCAACCTCACGCGTTACAGAATTCAGTCTTTTGTCATCTGGGTTTTAAGCACGAGAATTACACGATGGAAGGGAAGAGGACGCTGTTACTAGATACTCATGGCTACAG ACTCCGGGTTGTGAGCTATGAATGTGAGTTGGCAGACGACAGGCGTCCAGATTATGTCTCTATAACTTGGAATACAAGTGATTCACCCACCAATAGCCTAGGAGTTCTATATCCATCGTCACTAAAGAGAAATTTCACAGTCTGTTATGCTATTTTGTACAACTTTACTAATTACAAACAAATTATACAGAGTGTCGAGTTTGATCGAATACTTGGAGCTGAGCACTTCTTTGTATACAACATGAGCATTTCAAATACCACAGACGCTCTGTTGAGACATTATCAGAGACGAGGCTTGCTGACAGTCATGCAATGGCCGCTTCCCATCTCAGAAATACACTATCAAGGTCAGGTATTAGCTATCAACGACTGCGTCTATCGTAATAAGGGTGTCTCTAAATACGTAGCTATCCATGATACGGATGAGATTATCATCCCAAACAATCATGACAACTGGGGAGATCTGATAGATCAGGTCAACAAAGATTACGACCAGCAGAAACAAAGCCCACAGAGTCACGAGAAGCTAGGGACTTATATAGTGGAGAGCACGTTCTTCCAGGATAGACCGAACGCCTCGGTCTGGTCAGCAATCAAACAAAACTATTCGATCTCTGACCAAGTGGAGCGGTTGTTTGAGAACTATTCACTCACAGTGTTTACAGATCTTGTACGTTTACAAAATGCATTTGTAGGTGGTAGACAGAAATCAATAGTCAGACCCGAGATGGTCTTGTTTCCTGATGTCCATACCACCATCACACATCGACCATCGGCCACTGATGTTACGGTGCGTCAAAGTTTGGCTTTAGTCCACCACCAAAGGAAGTATTCGTCGTCATCGCCCACCGATATAGTAGAAACGACATCCTTAAGATTTAAAGACAAAATGTTACCACTAGTTAATGAAACATATTCCATGTTTTTCACGTGA